A genomic stretch from Paraburkholderia dioscoreae includes:
- a CDS encoding drug:proton antiporter, with translation MKIAVLVSVGRHPVSGIARYSRNDAAALTMALALARTHNATLDVLHAGNPSNPALKEYLALGARSVEVLEIAATSELQADAAAPLAARLRGYDLVLTGTRAEGAFDTGMLPYRVANALELPLVVAAVDIKLRDGCAEVRQFMPKGLRRRVEVQLPALIAVHPLANAAPRYAYARLREGTIRPVATRAAANPGDLAWTVRPATAKPVRLAAAEKRSGHARMLSATTTESRGGSVVIEGSSVEKAQVILAYLREHQLVDY, from the coding sequence ATGAAGATCGCCGTACTCGTTTCCGTCGGCCGTCATCCGGTGAGCGGCATCGCGCGCTACAGTCGCAACGATGCCGCCGCGCTGACAATGGCGCTAGCGCTCGCCAGAACGCACAACGCGACGCTCGATGTATTGCATGCGGGCAATCCGTCCAATCCTGCGCTGAAGGAGTACCTGGCGCTCGGCGCGCGCTCGGTCGAAGTGCTTGAGATAGCCGCAACGTCTGAATTGCAGGCCGACGCAGCCGCTCCGCTGGCGGCCCGCCTGCGCGGCTACGACCTCGTTCTGACCGGCACGCGCGCTGAAGGCGCATTCGACACCGGCATGCTGCCGTATCGCGTCGCCAACGCACTGGAGCTTCCGCTCGTCGTCGCCGCTGTAGACATCAAGTTGCGCGACGGCTGCGCGGAAGTCCGTCAGTTCATGCCGAAGGGTTTGCGCCGCCGCGTGGAAGTGCAACTGCCCGCGCTGATCGCCGTGCATCCGCTGGCCAATGCCGCTCCCAGATACGCCTACGCGCGGTTGCGTGAAGGCACGATCCGCCCGGTCGCCACGCGCGCCGCCGCCAACCCCGGCGACCTCGCCTGGACTGTCCGCCCGGCAACCGCGAAACCGGTGCGTCTTGCCGCCGCCGAGAAGCGTTCCGGCCACGCCCGCATGCTGTCGGCCACGACGACCGAGAGCCGCGGCGGCAGCGTCGTAATTGAAGGGAGTTCCGTCGAAAAAGCACAAGTGATTCTCGCGTATTTGCGCGAGCATCAACTCGTGGATTACTGA
- the purU gene encoding formyltetrahydrofolate deformylase yields the protein MSADSRPDQLVLTVACPSAAGQVAAVVGFLDRHHCYIDELTVFDDDLSERFFVRCVFHGVNSNETLHAAALKREFEPIAERFRMTWAMHDVDTRPKVLIMVSKLEHCLADLLFRWRMGELKMDIVGIGSNHRDLEPLAQQHGLPFHHLPITADTKPQQEARLLDLFETSGAELMILARYMQILSGETSRALAASAINIHHSFLPGFKGAKPYHQAHARGVKLIGATAHFVTDDLDEGPIIEQVVERVDHSYSPERLLATGRDVECITLARAVKAFIERRVFINGDRTVVLQ from the coding sequence ATGTCCGCCGATTCCCGTCCCGATCAACTGGTTCTCACCGTCGCGTGTCCGAGCGCGGCGGGCCAGGTTGCCGCCGTCGTCGGCTTTCTCGACCGGCATCATTGCTATATCGACGAGCTGACTGTTTTCGACGACGACCTCAGTGAGCGCTTCTTCGTGCGTTGCGTGTTCCACGGCGTCAACAGTAACGAGACGCTGCACGCCGCGGCCCTCAAGCGCGAATTCGAGCCGATTGCCGAGCGTTTCCGCATGACGTGGGCGATGCATGACGTCGACACGCGGCCGAAGGTTCTGATCATGGTGTCGAAACTCGAGCACTGTCTGGCCGATCTCTTGTTCCGCTGGCGCATGGGCGAGCTGAAAATGGATATCGTCGGTATCGGCTCGAATCATCGCGATCTCGAACCGCTGGCGCAGCAGCACGGCCTGCCCTTCCACCATCTGCCGATCACGGCCGATACGAAGCCGCAACAGGAAGCGCGCCTGCTCGATCTGTTCGAGACGTCGGGTGCGGAGTTGATGATTCTCGCGCGCTATATGCAGATTCTGTCGGGTGAAACGAGCCGTGCACTCGCGGCTAGCGCGATCAATATCCACCATTCGTTTCTACCCGGCTTCAAGGGCGCGAAACCGTACCACCAGGCGCACGCGCGCGGCGTCAAACTGATCGGCGCGACCGCGCACTTCGTGACCGACGATCTCGACGAAGGTCCGATCATCGAGCAGGTGGTAGAGCGTGTCGATCATTCGTATAGCCCGGAGCGTCTGCTTGCCACCGGGCGCGACGTCGAATGCATCACCCTCGCGCGCGCGGTCAAAGCGTTTATCGAGCGGCGGGTGTTCATCAATGGCGATCGGACCGTTGTGCTGCAATAA
- a CDS encoding hybrid-cluster NAD(P)-dependent oxidoreductase, with protein sequence MMRDQATLQLSPEPAPDHAASRVTQPRFWETLPARWNSDTDDTLVCCQVRQETHDVKSFFFRAPSGRAFVFEPGQFITLELEIDGESINRCYTISSPPTRPHTISITVKRVPGGKVSNWLHDNLHAGAEVRVLGPAGEFTCARHPARKFLFLSAGSGITPLMSMSRAHHELGEDSDIVFVHSARTPDDIIFARELDLIASNQAHFRTAFVCERLGARTNWPGVTGFLTLPLLKLIAPDFLEREIFTCGPAPYMQAVRKLLDEGGFDRSHYHEESFSFETVSEVAAQLTTAHVADALQSASAQVTAESFIEAREEAPGFTPASAPAPAAGETETRFKVSFAKSNREIECGSGQNVLEAAKKAGVRLPASCTQGMCGTCKVKLVSGEVAMKHAGGIRQREIDQGMVLLCCSKPLTDLVVDK encoded by the coding sequence ATGATGCGCGATCAGGCGACGCTTCAGCTCAGCCCCGAGCCGGCTCCAGACCACGCTGCCAGCCGCGTCACGCAGCCGCGTTTCTGGGAGACGTTGCCGGCGCGCTGGAACAGCGATACCGACGACACGCTGGTGTGCTGCCAGGTTCGCCAGGAAACGCACGACGTAAAGAGTTTTTTCTTTCGCGCACCGTCCGGACGAGCATTCGTGTTCGAGCCGGGGCAGTTCATCACGCTGGAACTGGAGATAGACGGCGAGTCGATCAATCGCTGCTATACGATTTCTTCGCCGCCCACGCGTCCGCATACGATCTCGATTACGGTCAAGCGCGTGCCGGGCGGCAAGGTTTCGAACTGGCTGCACGACAATTTGCACGCGGGCGCCGAGGTTCGTGTGCTTGGACCGGCGGGCGAGTTCACCTGCGCGCGCCACCCGGCGCGCAAGTTTCTATTCCTGTCGGCGGGCTCGGGTATCACGCCGCTGATGTCGATGAGCCGCGCGCATCATGAACTCGGTGAAGATAGTGACATCGTATTCGTGCATAGCGCCCGCACACCGGACGACATCATCTTCGCACGCGAGCTCGATCTGATCGCGTCGAATCAGGCGCATTTCCGCACTGCGTTTGTTTGCGAACGGCTCGGTGCGCGCACGAACTGGCCTGGTGTGACCGGTTTTCTGACGTTGCCGCTGCTCAAGCTCATTGCGCCGGACTTTCTGGAGCGCGAGATTTTCACCTGCGGGCCCGCGCCGTACATGCAGGCGGTGCGCAAATTGCTGGACGAGGGTGGTTTCGATCGCAGCCACTATCACGAGGAAAGTTTTTCGTTCGAGACGGTCAGCGAAGTGGCCGCGCAATTGACTACCGCGCATGTCGCGGACGCATTGCAGAGCGCGAGCGCACAGGTGACTGCCGAGAGCTTTATCGAGGCGCGCGAAGAAGCGCCGGGCTTCACGCCCGCATCCGCACCGGCGCCCGCTGCCGGCGAAACGGAAACCCGCTTCAAGGTGAGTTTCGCGAAAAGCAATCGCGAGATCGAATGCGGCTCCGGCCAGAACGTGCTCGAGGCGGCGAAGAAAGCGGGCGTACGGCTACCCGCGTCGTGTACCCAGGGTATGTGCGGCACCTGCAAGGTCAAGCTGGTGTCGGGTGAAGTCGCGATGAAACACGCCGGCGGCATTCGCCAGCGTGAGATCGATCAGGGCATGGTGCTGCTATGCTGCAGCAAGCCGTTGACCGATCTGGTCGTGGATAAGTAA
- a CDS encoding choline sulfate utilization transcriptional regulator gives MSRQDRLPPMQALTMFESAARLASFTAAARELGSTQPAVSQRVVQLEEALGTPLFERGHRGVTLTEDGLRLFEAVRHALDTIRLATTEIRARRTPQTLTLSTDFGFATYWLMPRLSQFKALMPDVDVKIITSQNVFDPSHDQTDIAIAFGDEHADWSARGAVKLFPERVTPVCSPAFIAARPSLRTPSDLLHLPLLHLEPTQPARWLSWADWFAAHALDAPAAHRGITFNSFTLVAHAAIMGQGVALGWAPLVDELLATGQLVELFDPPVVTERGYMLVTQRAATPAVSAFRQWLLDECGLDAE, from the coding sequence ATGTCGAGGCAGGATCGCTTGCCGCCGATGCAGGCGCTGACCATGTTCGAATCCGCGGCGCGTCTGGCCAGCTTCACAGCAGCCGCGCGCGAATTGGGCTCGACGCAGCCTGCTGTCAGTCAGCGCGTCGTGCAGCTTGAAGAAGCGCTGGGCACTCCGCTTTTCGAGCGCGGCCATCGCGGCGTCACGCTCACGGAAGACGGCCTGCGTCTGTTCGAAGCGGTCCGCCATGCGCTCGACACGATTCGCCTCGCCACCACCGAAATCCGCGCGCGACGCACGCCGCAAACCCTCACGCTCTCCACGGATTTCGGCTTTGCGACCTATTGGCTGATGCCGCGCCTGTCGCAGTTCAAGGCGCTGATGCCGGACGTCGACGTGAAGATCATCACGTCGCAAAACGTATTCGATCCGTCGCACGATCAAACGGACATCGCCATTGCATTCGGCGACGAACACGCGGACTGGAGCGCGCGCGGCGCGGTCAAGCTGTTTCCCGAACGCGTCACGCCGGTGTGCAGCCCCGCTTTTATCGCTGCGCGTCCGTCATTGCGCACACCGTCCGACCTGTTGCACCTGCCGCTGCTGCATCTCGAACCAACCCAGCCGGCGCGCTGGCTCTCGTGGGCCGACTGGTTCGCCGCGCACGCACTGGACGCTCCCGCCGCGCATCGCGGCATCACGTTCAACAGCTTTACGCTCGTCGCCCATGCGGCGATCATGGGCCAGGGCGTCGCGCTCGGCTGGGCGCCGCTCGTCGACGAACTGCTTGCCACGGGGCAGCTCGTCGAACTGTTCGATCCGCCGGTCGTCACGGAACGCGGCTATATGCTCGTCACACAGCGGGCGGCAACACCCGCGGTCAGCGCCTTTCGTCAATGGTTGCTCGATGAATGCGGGCTCGACGCCGAATGA
- a CDS encoding aromatic ring-hydroxylating oxygenase subunit alpha — protein sequence MKVSADVRAMIERRKKNYSLEAPFYTSEEIFALDMEAIFRQHWIQVAVEPDVPEPGDYITVDIGNDSILIVRDDDMQVRAFHNVCRHRGARLCNTDKGSLGNIVCPYHSWTYNLNGDLMFAEHMGEQFDRCKHSLKAVHVENLAGLIFICLADNPPADFAVVRAAMEPYMLPHDLASCKIAASIDIIEEGNWKLTMENNRECYHCVANHPELTISLYEYGFGYQRTPANEEGMAAFEETVARRTAQWEAMQLPSAEIERLADLVTGFRTQRLPLDRDGESQTLDAKVASKKLLGGFARADLGGLSFWTQPNSWHHFMSDHIVSFSVIPLSAGKTLVRTKWLVHKDAREGIDYDVDNLTAVWRATNDQDRALVEYSQRGATSSAYEPGPYSPFTEGLVEKFCEWYIGRMADYSNAPQTHDAGDTAPALHGEKVVSFMR from the coding sequence ATGAAAGTTTCGGCAGACGTTCGCGCAATGATCGAACGCCGTAAGAAAAATTACTCGCTGGAAGCGCCTTTCTATACGAGCGAGGAGATTTTCGCGCTCGACATGGAGGCGATCTTCCGGCAACACTGGATTCAGGTTGCGGTGGAACCGGACGTGCCGGAACCGGGTGACTACATCACCGTGGATATCGGCAACGATTCGATCCTGATCGTGCGCGACGACGACATGCAGGTGAGAGCGTTTCACAACGTGTGCCGGCATCGCGGCGCGCGCCTGTGCAATACCGACAAAGGCTCGCTCGGCAATATCGTCTGTCCGTATCACAGCTGGACGTATAACCTGAACGGCGATCTGATGTTCGCCGAACACATGGGCGAACAGTTCGACCGCTGCAAACATAGCCTGAAGGCCGTGCATGTCGAGAATCTCGCGGGCCTTATTTTCATTTGCCTCGCGGACAATCCGCCTGCCGACTTCGCCGTGGTGCGCGCGGCAATGGAGCCGTACATGCTGCCGCACGATCTGGCTAGCTGCAAGATCGCCGCCTCGATCGACATTATCGAAGAGGGCAACTGGAAGCTCACGATGGAAAACAATCGCGAATGCTATCACTGCGTCGCGAACCATCCCGAACTGACCATTTCGCTGTACGAATACGGCTTTGGCTATCAGCGCACGCCGGCCAACGAAGAAGGCATGGCCGCCTTCGAAGAGACGGTGGCTCGCCGCACCGCGCAATGGGAAGCCATGCAGTTGCCGTCCGCGGAAATCGAACGGCTTGCCGATCTGGTCACGGGTTTTCGCACGCAACGCCTGCCGCTCGATCGCGACGGCGAATCGCAGACGCTCGACGCGAAAGTGGCCTCGAAGAAACTGCTCGGCGGTTTCGCGCGGGCCGATCTCGGCGGACTCTCGTTCTGGACGCAACCCAACTCGTGGCACCACTTCATGAGCGACCACATTGTCAGCTTCTCGGTGATTCCGCTCTCCGCAGGCAAGACGCTGGTGCGCACCAAGTGGCTCGTTCACAAGGACGCGCGTGAAGGCATCGACTACGACGTGGACAACCTCACGGCCGTGTGGCGCGCAACGAACGACCAGGATCGCGCGCTCGTCGAATACTCGCAACGCGGCGCGACGAGCAGCGCGTACGAGCCGGGTCCGTATTCGCCGTTCACGGAAGGCCTTGTCGAGAAGTTCTGCGAGTGGTACATCGGCCGCATGGCGGATTACAGCAATGCGCCCCAAACCCACGACGCCGGCGATACCGCGCCGGCTTTGCACGGCGAGAAAGTCGTGTCCTTCATGCGCTAA
- a CDS encoding glycine betaine ABC transporter substrate-binding protein produces MRLIRKIFVLSALSAALAASSVSVSADTKPTIKIGYVEGWDDSVATSNVAARVIEKRLGYQVQLVPVAAGVMWQGVARGDLDATLSAWLPVTHGAYWNNFKDKVVDLGPNFNDAKIGLIVPDNADVKGVGDLEAKKAEFGGRIVGIDAGAGVMQKTSEAIKAYGLDYTLMPSSGSAMTAELARSEAASKPIIVTGWKPHWMFAKYKLKFLDDPKKVFGDAEHVDSVVNPELEKKAPPVVAFLKKFQWKPGEIDSVMLATQNGEKPTAAADAWISAHGDRVDSWVK; encoded by the coding sequence ATGAGACTGATCAGAAAGATATTCGTGTTGAGCGCTTTGAGCGCGGCGCTGGCGGCAAGCAGCGTGAGCGTGTCGGCTGATACCAAGCCGACCATCAAGATCGGTTACGTGGAAGGCTGGGACGATAGCGTCGCGACCTCGAATGTGGCCGCGCGCGTGATCGAAAAACGCCTTGGCTACCAGGTGCAACTCGTGCCGGTCGCGGCCGGCGTGATGTGGCAGGGCGTGGCGCGCGGCGACCTCGACGCGACGCTGTCCGCGTGGCTGCCGGTCACGCACGGCGCGTACTGGAACAACTTCAAGGACAAGGTGGTCGACCTCGGTCCGAACTTCAACGATGCAAAGATCGGCCTGATCGTGCCGGATAACGCCGACGTGAAGGGCGTGGGCGATCTGGAGGCGAAGAAGGCCGAGTTCGGCGGCCGTATTGTCGGTATCGACGCTGGTGCCGGCGTGATGCAGAAAACCAGCGAGGCAATCAAGGCTTATGGACTCGACTACACGCTGATGCCGAGCTCGGGCAGCGCGATGACCGCTGAACTGGCGCGTTCGGAAGCGGCGAGCAAGCCGATTATCGTAACCGGCTGGAAGCCGCACTGGATGTTCGCGAAGTACAAGCTCAAATTCCTCGACGATCCGAAGAAGGTGTTCGGCGATGCAGAGCATGTGGATAGCGTGGTGAACCCCGAACTCGAGAAGAAGGCGCCGCCGGTCGTCGCGTTCCTCAAGAAATTCCAATGGAAGCCGGGCGAAATCGACAGCGTGATGCTGGCGACGCAAAACGGTGAGAAGCCGACTGCCGCCGCTGATGCGTGGATCAGCGCGCATGGTGATCGCGTGGATAGCTGGGTGAAGTGA